TCCTTTCCTTTACAGGGCGGAAACTTTGCGGGTCTCTCGGCTCAGTATCAGTTCGGAAAGGTTTCAACGTTTGATGAAAATAACGTTTCGGTTCCGGTGGAGGACAATTGGACCGAGACGCAGGCCCGCCTGTTCCTCGGGACAAAAGATCTGCTCCGGGACCCCGAACCGGATCTCCGGGTCTACGCCGGCATGAGGGTTTCTACCCGGAACGACAAACTCGCGCCCCAGAATCAGCCTTCGATGAAAGCCACACAGGACAGTTCTTTTGGAGGAATGATCGGGTTGGACTTTTCGGATCGAAGCGTGTTCCGCATCAATGCCGAGATCGGCGCCGGTGATTCCAACAGCATCCGGGTCCTCCTCGGTCTGCTGTTTTGAGCCCGGACCTTCCGGGTCAACACACCCCATTATCTTCTTGACTGCGATTTAATCCCTGTGTTATAAAATAGCGAGACACAACGAGGTGTTCATGACATTGGCGTCTTCTTTGATCATCGGGAAGACGCCTTTTTAATTTTAAGGGAGCGACTGGCTCAGCCAGCGCGAGCGCGGGGTGCGGGGGCATGTGAGGACCTTGTTTCTTCTTGGCCGCAGCGGCCCCCGATGTAATCGGAGGATTCGCATTGAAAAAGATCGAGGCTTATATCCGTTCCGAAAAGATCGGTGAAGTGAAGGAAGCCCTAACCCGGATCGGTATCCAGGGAATGACGATCATGGAGGTCCGAGGGTTTGGTCGCCAGCGCGGTCACATTGAGTTGTATCAGGGCGCGGAATATACGTTGGACTTTGTCCCGAAGATGAAGATCGAGGTATTTATCCCGGACAAGGACGCCGCGCGCGTCGTCGAAGTGCTGATGCATTCGGCAACGACCGGACGGACGGGGGACGGGAAGATCTTCGTGCTGCCCGTCGAGGAAGGCGTCCGAATCCGGACCCAGGAGCGCGGCGAGGCCGCCGTTTCGATGTGAACGACGGAATGGGATGAAAGATCAAACCACCCCCCGAAAGATCGCGGAATTGACCGCTCTCTACGAGATCAGCCGATCCCTGGCCTCCTCGATGGACCTGCAGGAAACCTCACGCAAGATTCTTGAAATTCTCGCCTCCGTCCTCGATATGCGTCGTGGAACCCTGACTTTGCTCGACCCCGAAACGGGCGAGCTCGTGATCGAAACCGCGCACGGCCTCACGCCGGAGGAGATCGCGCGCGGTCGCTTTAAAATCGGCGAAGGGGTGACCGGACGGGTTTTTGAGAAAGGGGAGCCGATGATCGTCCCGGACGTGGGACGGGAACCGCTTTTTCTCAACCGAACCCGCTCGCGGGGCGACCTTACAAAAGAACGGATCGCGTTTCTCTGCATGCCCGTGAAGACCCATGGCGAAACAATCGGGGTCCTGAGCGTGGACCGGCTTTTTAAGAACGGATCGCCCGACCTTGACGACGATGTCCGCGTCCTCACGGTCGTGGCTTCCCTGATCGGGCAGGCCGTCAAGCTTCAACACACCGTTTCGCGCGAAAAACGGGAACTCCTGGAACAAAACATCCAGCTTCAGAGCGAGCTGAAGAACCGTTACCGGATCGGAAACATTGTCGGTCAGAGCAAGGTGATGGACGAGGTGTTCCGGTCGGTCCTCCAGGTCTGTAAGTCGAAGGCCACCGTACTGCTGCGGGGCGAGTCGGGGACCGGCAAGGAGTTGATTGCGCGGGCGATTCATTACAATAGCCCGAGGGCCGACCGGCCCTTCATCAAGGTCAACTGCGCGGCGCTTCCCGAGACGCTGCTTGAGAGCGAGCTGTTCGGACATGAGCGGGGGGCCTTTACCGGCGCGACCCAATTGCGGAGGGGGAGATTCGAGTTGGCCGACGGAGGAACGCTTTTCCTGGACGAGATCGGCGATATTCCCCTATCCACTCAAGTCAAACTCCTCAGGGTCTTGCAGGAACAACGATTCGAGCGCGTGGGGGGATCACAAACTCTGTCGGTGGACGTCCGTTTGGTGGCCGCCACACACCGTAATCTTGAGGCCGCGATCCAGGAGGGAACCTTTCGCGAGGACCTGTATTACCGGCTGAATGTCGTCCCGATCTTTCTTCCGTCCTTGCGCGAGCGGAAGGAAGACATCCCGCTTCTGATCGAATATTTCTTGGCCCGCTGCAACAAAGAGCATCACAAGCAGATCCGGATCGCTCCGGACGTTCTTCGGGTTATGATCCAATACCACTGGCCCGGAAACGTACGGGAGTTGGAAAACTGCATCGAACGCATGGTCGTTATGGCCGAAGCGTCGGAGATCACCTTCCATTCGATGCCCTCCAGCATCGCCGCTTACTTCCGTGACGTGCGGGAAGTGACGCGACCGTCCCCGATGGACAGGCCGACGCTGCAAACCACGGTCGAGGATCTGGAGCGGCAACAGATGCTCGACGCATTGAAAAAATGCGGTTGGGTCCAGTCCCGTGCGGCCAAAATATTGGGCATTACACCACGCCAAATCGGGTACAAGATAAAGAAATACAGAATCGAGCCGGGGTGAGCATGGACGGCAACCTTATGCCCCGCCAAATAACTTCTTCCTCATTCCTACCATTTTGTCATTGAATAGCCCTTCATCGAACAAAAACGTATTTTCCTTCCTCACGGTTTCTCCCGACGCCTCTGAATCCAGGTATATTTGAAATTCATTGAAAGGCTGATCATTTTCGGAAAAATCCGAGGCGCTCTCCATTCATTTTTCCGGATTGGCATAAGAGTTGCTCTAATTATCGAAGCAAATGGAGGTGAGATCATGGCGTCAACATCCGAAGCAACAGAAAGAACGGTTCATTTTGTATTGCAGGATTTGGCCGATCGGCTAAGCGGCGAGAACCTGGCGCGAATCATTCAGTTGTCTCATCAATCCGAGGCGATTGTTCACGTGAGCTATGATTCCTGGCAGGTTTTAATCGGAGTTCCGGAACGGAACAGTCAAAGTTTGGAGGCGGAGCTTTCTTCATTGGGTTACGTCTGCACTTATCCCTATGGAAAAGGAACAGATATTTTAACCTTTGTTCTTGGTAACGGAAATAGTGAAGCCTCAATTTAAGAGCGTTGGCCTGCTCGCCATAAAAGTCCTTGAGATCGCCTGGATGGGATCTCCATGGATCTCCGGATTTTTTCCGATGGCCTTGGTCTACATTCGGTATTGCCATGAAAGCATTCGAAAATTATCATCAAATCAGGCTCACTCCGTAGCCCTCTGGAAATAAAATCCAGTGGCAAATTCGACCTGGCATATTTCATTTTGAACATTAACTCATTATTCTTACTTTATATATTAATAAAATTAATTTACGATTTGGCTTTTGTCTATTTATCTAAAATTGCGGCCCCGGACCCCGTAAGCCACGGGAAAAATCCCAGGATTATCCCGGTCTACGGGCGGGCCGCGATGGAGGTTGTTTTCGGTGCGCAAGGGATTGAAAGAAGAGGTTGAAGATCTCGAACGTCGGATGATTTTGGCCGCCTTGGAAAGAACGCATGGTGTTCAAGCACGCGCGGCGCGGGAGCTAAAAATCAGTGAAAGGGTTATCCGTTATAAAATGAAGAAATATCATTTGGAGACGAAGACAAAAATGTCGAACAACGACATTATTGTCGAACAATTAATTCCTGTAAAGGAAACAGAAGGTTAGTCAACGTGAAAGCTTTTATGTTTAGAGACCCTGACAAGATTGTCGAAGGAGCCGATGGTGTGTTTCCGGGAAAGCATTTTAAAATATATATAATTACAATAAGTTAGATGATAATCGATTTTTATTGGGTGATGGCATCTGTCTTGCTTAGTAACAGGTCCTGAAATACCTTTCGGATACGGAGCCGTATCCTAATCTCTCCCTCGGCAACGAAGCCACCTGGGACGTAAAAGATCCAAAAACAGTTCGATTTGCTTTTTAATCCGCAAAGGAGGAATGAAATGAAAAAATTTATCAGTTTAATCGTAATCGGCTTCAGCTTGTTGATGATTGAAACAGGGATTGC
The window above is part of the Nitrospiria bacterium genome. Proteins encoded here:
- the nifA gene encoding nif-specific transcriptional activator NifA, translating into MKDQTTPRKIAELTALYEISRSLASSMDLQETSRKILEILASVLDMRRGTLTLLDPETGELVIETAHGLTPEEIARGRFKIGEGVTGRVFEKGEPMIVPDVGREPLFLNRTRSRGDLTKERIAFLCMPVKTHGETIGVLSVDRLFKNGSPDLDDDVRVLTVVASLIGQAVKLQHTVSREKRELLEQNIQLQSELKNRYRIGNIVGQSKVMDEVFRSVLQVCKSKATVLLRGESGTGKELIARAIHYNSPRADRPFIKVNCAALPETLLESELFGHERGAFTGATQLRRGRFELADGGTLFLDEIGDIPLSTQVKLLRVLQEQRFERVGGSQTLSVDVRLVAATHRNLEAAIQEGTFREDLYYRLNVVPIFLPSLRERKEDIPLLIEYFLARCNKEHHKQIRIAPDVLRVMIQYHWPGNVRELENCIERMVVMAEASEITFHSMPSSIAAYFRDVREVTRPSPMDRPTLQTTVEDLERQQMLDALKKCGWVQSRAAKILGITPRQIGYKIKKYRIEPG
- a CDS encoding helix-turn-helix domain-containing protein, with amino-acid sequence MRKGLKEEVEDLERRMILAALERTHGVQARAARELKISERVIRYKMKKYHLETKTKMSNNDIIVEQLIPVKETEG
- a CDS encoding P-II family nitrogen regulator; its protein translation is MKKIEAYIRSEKIGEVKEALTRIGIQGMTIMEVRGFGRQRGHIELYQGAEYTLDFVPKMKIEVFIPDKDAARVVEVLMHSATTGRTGDGKIFVLPVEEGVRIRTQERGEAAVSM